The genomic region ATTACATAATGTTATTAAACATTGTAGCTGGTTCCAAGCTAGCGGAGGCAATTAGCAAAGGAAACGATGCTATAAATAAATTAGTATTCTCTGGCGAAGTAGAAGAGCTACGGGACGTCGTTGGTCCACCGGACAACGTGGACGAGGCGGATGAATTTTTGCAGGACGACGGCGACATAGATTATTCCAAGGTTCCTGACATCGAACTTCCTCCACCGTTACCTAGTTCTAAGTTCGCACAAAACCCTGAACTACTTAAGACTTTAAATCGTGGTGGAAAACGGAAATTCGATCAGCTGATCGGCTGGAGCGACGGTGGAGCCAGCGACAGGACGTCCAAGATACATCAGCCCGTTTTCGGCGGTGTAATGACTGAAGATTCGCAATCCAGTGATACCGATTTAAGGTACACTTGTAGCAAAGGGAACCAGCACTCGAACGATAATAACTCTTTCCACGCCGGACAAGACGAGGATCTCAGGAAGCTGCCTCATGGTGATAATGCTAGAAACATGAACCGTGGCGACGAAGACTTGCGATTCAACATATCCAGCGGACCCGGCAGGCCTAGCTCTCGTTCCGATTACGATGTAAGAAGTAATTACGTCGACAAAGATTTCAGGAGTTCGCACGGATTCCCCTTGAAAAAACCCTTAGACAACGATATTTACGACGACAGAGATCGCGACGGTAGCTCGCGGTGGGACGATGAAAAATCGATGAACGACGGCGCTCGAAAAGGGGATGGTAGTTTCTCTAACAACTTTGATAAACGTGATAACATGCCGATGGGCATCGGTCCCGGCATCAGTAATAATATGTCCCATTTAAGCAACAGTATATCCCACATGTCCAGTCACCATAATATGCAAAATATTAATCCCAACATGCCCCCTCCGATTCCGAGTTTAGTGCCACACCCGAATATGTCTCAACATCCAATGCAGAATAAGCCCTTGCATCCTGGAATGCAAGGGATGGACGGTCCTATGCACATGATGCATCATCCCAACATGCATCCCGGTTTCGGTCCGAATGGGCCACCGCCTGGAAACTTTGGTCCCAACTTTCGGCCACCAAACGGTAATTTCGGTCCGAATCAGCACTTCAGGCCAAGCCCGTTACCTCTGTTCGGATCAAATCAGGGACCGTTTGGCAATAGCTTTCAAGGTTTGCCAAATTTCAGGGGGCCCAACGCCGGCCCCCCGAATTTCGACAGACCCGGCTTCGGCCCGGGTTTCCGGGGTCAGAACCCTGGACAGAATGCGccaaataattttaattcgaaTTTCGGTAACTTCGGGAATAAGCTTGGACCAAATCGTGTCATGAATCGGGGTCCTAACGACAATAATATGGGCAGAAGTGGGTACAACAACCGCGGTAGAGGACGCGATGGCGACCAACCACGTGGTATCCGAGGAAGAGATAACTATTGAGACGAACGAGGAAAGGTCTTGGTGTGTAAACGTTGATAGACTACCGTTCGCACCGCATGTGGACCGGTGCTTCATGCAGGTTATACAGTTTCCGACGAAGACATCATATTTGTCGGACGGTGGTACTTTGTAAAAGCATCGCAGTGTAAAATAATGACCCAAATTGGACGCGCGCGTTGCGAGCCATTTTGTACTCTCTGTTAAAGAACCGGACGTTATGTGCTTGAATGaaagtatatattttttttcaagGAACTTTATTTGGGACAGCTGTCCTTTTCCAGAGAAGCGActgattattcattattagacgGCTAGATTTCTAAATACGGGAGGTACCTCATTGATGTAAGCGCGACCTCTCCGCGTCTTGTAACTGTCGCGCAGAATATACGAATTGTCTACGAGACGTACGGGATCGcaaaaattgtaatataatatataaccaaTGACACCATGCTGTCTCGAAGAAAAAATCTGTTCACAAGCTGCCTTGCGAAAGAACTTTCTTGTTTCGATTTGAGAATCGATTTGGCGCGCGGAAAAGGAAAAAAACGAAGGAAGGAAGCATGTGAAGCATGTCGAACGTTTCATAATTGTTGCTGGTCGtcgaaaatatgaaaaaaaagaatgaaaaactGTGAACCAGAACAGTTTACCTAtcagttattaataaaattgagtAAGACgcaagaatcattcgaattgaAGCTCTGTCCCAGATTTAATTTATGTATAAATATCGTAGATATACGTTTAATTGActacatatatactatatagttcaaatgtataatgcataaatatatattttaattctatcCTGAACATTCCACCCAGTATGTCAAATTAAATTCGAATATATATGTTTTCAATTATATTAGAACTATCTGCATTTGTTGTTATATTAAGTagattataattattgacatttTGTTCGTCGCAATTCCGTTACTTCCGACGTTTGGTGGTGGTGTTGTTGTGATAGAAGCTAACCTCGTGTTATGGTCCCttaaaaaaagacagaaatttcTACAAAATGGGGAAAAAAGAAAAGTTTGGAGCTGGAAATTTAGGAAAAGCATTAATTAGGGATCGTTTTGGTTCTGTAAAACATAAAAAGCGCGATGATATGACTATGGTAAGGTAATGGCTTTAACTTATAACCTTTCGCATTTCGGTACATGTGATTGAAATGTTTCATTGTTTATaaatcgtattttgaagtagaTCCACAGCGTTTCATTGAATGACGGCTACGATTGGGGACGACTTAATCTCCAATCTGTCACGGAAGAAAGTTCTTTCCAAGAATTCCTTTCAACCGCAGAATTAGCTGGAACAGAATTTCAAGCGGAAAAATTGAACATTAAATTTGTAAATCCGAAGAGCGGAATCGGATTGCTTTCAAAAGATGAAAAGGAAAAGGTTTTGGACTTACAGAAGAAGAATGAAGGTCTGCTCAAAATCCCAAGAAGACCAAAGTGGGATGCTACCACTACGGCTCAGGAGTTACAAGCCAAAGAAAAGGAGCATTTCTTAGAATGGAGGCGCACTCTGTCTCTGCTCCAAGAAGCTGAGGGGCTAATATTAACACCTTACGAAAAGAACCTGGAGTTTTGGAGGCAACTATGGAGAGTTGTGGAACGTAGTGATGTTGTTGTTCAGATTGTTGATGCACGGAATCCTTTGCTTTTCAGGTGCGAGGATCTGGAAAGCTATGTCAAAGAAGTAGATCCTAGGAAAATGaacataatattaattaataaggcAGATTTTTTAACAGAGGAACAGCGAAAAGAATGGGCAAAGTACTTTTCAGATATTAATGTTAGAGTTGCATTTTTTTCTGCTACGTTAGCAGCCGAAGGACAGAAGGTCGATGAGACAATAGAAGAGGAAAATCTTGAGGACGAAGAAGAGGAAGATACAGATGATGAAAGTGAATATGAAAGCGCAGATGATGGTTTAGACAATACAGATTGCACGAATGAAATTTCTGAAGCAGAAACTGGAGAAAATTCAGAACCTGAAGAAAATTATTTAGATCCACTAAATTCTTCTATAGAAGAAGTGAATGAAGAAACTAATAGTGCAGAAAGCACAAAGGTAGAAAATTCCTCAGAGTTATTAAGCAGGGATCAGTTGGtatcatttttcaaaacgatTTACAAAGGTGAGACATACACTAAAGGTGTTACAACAATTGGTCTAGTAGGATATCCAAATGTAGGTAAAAGTTCTACAATTAATGCTCTATTAATGGACAAAAAAGTATCAGTGTCTGCGACACCAGGCAAGACAAAACACTTTCAAACACTTTTCCTGGATAAGGATCTACTTCTTTGCGATTGTCCTGGTTTAGTAATGCCAAGTTTCCTTTGCACCAAAGCAGAAATGGTTTTGAATGGTATTTTGCCAATTGATCAGATGAGGGACCATGTTCCACCAATCACGTTATTGGGAACTTTAATACCAAGGCACGTTATAGAAGACCTTTATGGCATCATGCTACCTTTACCTATTGAAGGAGAAGACCCTGACCGCCCTCCAACCGCGGAAGAAATTTTGAATGCCTATGGATGTACGTGATTGAGTTTATTGTAGAGTTGTTCAATTCTCATTTATTACAGATCCTTTGTAACGCATCACAATATCTTATCAGATGATTCTTTTAACTTTAGATAATAGAGGTTTCATGACCCAAAACGGACAACCAGACAATCCACGATCAGCGCGTTATGTTTTAAAGGATTTTGTAAATGGTAAACTGTTGTATTGCGTTGCACCGTCGACGTTAGAGCAAGAAAAATTTCACACATTCCCTCCAAGAAGGAGAAATACTCCTGTAAATAAACATTTACCAGCTAGGACAATACGTGTTAATAAAGGGAGTAAGACTAGCTCCGAGGATGTAGATAAAGTATTCTTTCAAAACAATCCTTCGAATGTACATACTAAGGGGATGATAGGAAGGATGCATGGTGTGTACCGTGGTAGTTCTAGGTATGTAacattattgtatatttattattcaataaAGTCATCCatgtataattattgacaataataattcatatataataagtaatagAGCGTTCGTACGAATGTCCTTTATATTTCGGCAATTTGTAATTTCCAGTGATACAGGATCGGTACTTGGTTCCACGCAGAGTTTGTTAGTTGAAGAAAAACCGTGGAAAAAGATTAACaaacattcgaataaaaagaaacgtgaaAAAACGAGAAGATTGTACGCTCATCTTGATCAACACTGATTGGTGGATATTATTAACACTGTACCGGCTTTTTGAACTGTTCGAGTTGAAGATCTTTTCGCTATATAACAGCGGATCGTATTTTGTAACATACAAATCTCTGAGTTGTTATGTGAATCTTTCAGAGATTCATATTGGTtctaaatatcacaagtacattCTAACAATAAAATACATACACATATAAGAATAATTTGCTGCTTTGCTTATATgcgtatatattatacaattaaaatatttcatattttatgtcctttatattTCGTTTTCCTATCCCATTCTTACATAACTAACGTTCGATGTCGTCGAACAAACGCGACCGCAAATCTTGCTTTTACACTTCGCTAACGATCAGAGGTATAATGTAAACAGCAGATTTCTGAAACATATCCCATGGAAAGCAATGATTTATTAAATAGGAAGCACGGATCGAATTTCTCCTTGTCATCAGTGAAATTCGTTCCACATAATCTGAGCCAGAATATGTGGTAATTATGCTTTGTTAGCTATGATttagtttttttttataaattaagTCCATTGGCGAACATCAGGTTTCAGGCATGTTACAGAGCTTTCAATAGAAAAGCACCGTGTGTAGAATCGTTCTTGCAAACTTCGACTCAAATTCATGAAGCATTTCGTCTATGTCATTGTCTAGGTCTTTGCTATTGGCCAGCTGCAAcattaaaattcaattattatacaaaGAGATGTTGCTCAATCTTACAGAcattaaaaaaatagaaatttctcAAATACCCCAGTGACTAATTCGCAAATGAGAAATGATccaactgtagcttcctcatgATTATCTTGGATATCGATATTAATTAGGTGCGCAGGTTGGCTATCCTCCTGAGGTCTGGATTCCATACATTCAATCACTTGATCGTATACTCGTTCCTCACATGTGATTAAGATATCAAATTTGTCTTTGGACAATTGAAATCGTTCTGGCTTAGGTTTAATTCTACGATTTCTGTCCAACATGTATAACAGACCAGTTTGCGTGTAGCTAATATTATTGTTAAGGAATTAGTTTCAATTATTATACAGACTTATACTATAACAATGTATATATTTCTTTTCGacaatttattataaatgctataaatgtaaaaaaagaaagagaactGGAAAGAGTGTTTCCTGGAAGTTATTACTGCCTCATGCTTCATGCCTGAAAGAGAAGAATAATATGATTATCTGATTAGATAGGATACTATTGCTTGTCTTTCGCTAAAAGGTCATTGTAGATTTCGTCGTAAGACGTTCCGAAATCATAAATATTTGGAC from Megalopta genalis isolate 19385.01 chromosome 3, iyMegGena1_principal, whole genome shotgun sequence harbors:
- the Ssu72 gene encoding ssu72 CTD phosphatase; this translates as MSALNNISVAVICSSNMNRSMEAHAFLSKKGFNVKSFGTGDKVKLPGNAPDRPNIYDFGTSYDEIYNDLLAKDKQYYTQTGLLYMLDRNRRIKPKPERFQLSKDKFDILITCEERVYDQVIECMESRPQEDSQPAHLINIDIQDNHEEATVGSFLICELVTGLANSKDLDNDIDEMLHEFESKFARTILHTVLFY
- the Ns3 gene encoding nucleostemin 3, whose translation is MGKKEKFGAGNLGKALIRDRFGSVKHKKRDDMTMIHSVSLNDGYDWGRLNLQSVTEESSFQEFLSTAELAGTEFQAEKLNIKFVNPKSGIGLLSKDEKEKVLDLQKKNEGLLKIPRRPKWDATTTAQELQAKEKEHFLEWRRTLSLLQEAEGLILTPYEKNLEFWRQLWRVVERSDVVVQIVDARNPLLFRCEDLESYVKEVDPRKMNIILINKADFLTEEQRKEWAKYFSDINVRVAFFSATLAAEGQKVDETIEEENLEDEEEEDTDDESEYESADDGLDNTDCTNEISEAETGENSEPEENYLDPLNSSIEEVNEETNSAESTKVENSSELLSRDQLVSFFKTIYKGETYTKGVTTIGLVGYPNVGKSSTINALLMDKKVSVSATPGKTKHFQTLFLDKDLLLCDCPGLVMPSFLCTKAEMVLNGILPIDQMRDHVPPITLLGTLIPRHVIEDLYGIMLPLPIEGEDPDRPPTAEEILNAYGYNRGFMTQNGQPDNPRSARYVLKDFVNGKLLYCVAPSTLEQEKFHTFPPRRRNTPVNKHLPARTIRVNKGSKTSSEDVDKVFFQNNPSNVHTKGMIGRMHGVYRGSSSDTGSVLGSTQSLLVEEKPWKKINKHSNKKKREKTRRLYAHLDQH